In Columba livia isolate bColLiv1 breed racing homer chromosome 8, bColLiv1.pat.W.v2, whole genome shotgun sequence, a single genomic region encodes these proteins:
- the LAMC2 gene encoding laminin subunit gamma-2 isoform X2: MSPAVVCRSRSPRAMAGGWLLPLSCLVVSLLPAALGTIGGEVCDCNGMSRQCIFDWHLLQETGNGYRCLGCQGNTEGPRCERCQDGFFRRRDRDCCLPCLCHPQGALGPQCNSDGRCSCKPGVMGEKCDQCQPGFESLSEAGCQRSGQCKRNFYNLDARNPAGCSPCFCYGHSAVCVSADNHSIHNITSTFQQGSEGWRGVHESGSPAQLQWSPRHQDAFIAARRPEPIYFVAPGKFLGNKHLSYGQTLSFDYRLDRGGREPSPHDVVLEGDGLRVTAPFLPQGKVLPCGVSQTYTFRLDEHPSSKWSPRLNHLEYRRLLGNLTALWIRATFGEYSTGYIDNVTLVSAQPGAGVPAPWVERCECPAGYEGQFCETCAPGYRRDAPGMGPFSICVPCNCQGGGICDPDTGECYSGDENVGNSIGCPFSFYRDPRQPHSCRPCPCGNGQGCSVVPGSEEIICDHCPPGAAGANCEYCADGYFGDPAASQPCQLCRCNGNVEPNAVGNCDRQTGECLKCIYNTAGFYCDRCKDGFFGNPLAPDPANKCQACACDSTGAEPLKCRSDGSCICKPGFQGPRCEESECPACYGQVKEQVDLYLQQLAELELMFSEVQAGSGAGSQELEGRMQLAEEMLRTILGEALSLQASDRSLESRLAMMKGQESSSQGRLDEMKAMVERLRSLGTQYERQVQDTRRLLERARLDLDRNGAALRWVNIPVSNPPGGSNQFSMLAQEARSLADSHLQAANTIEGAAKAAREDARQALELVRATAGGETATSGSLRGLLGKYEELKLLAGGLKAEADDMASEADKAYQGSLVLLSSLSRLTKTNVGSFEGEATQLKQDASALLTLVDTYMAQYRQLQARTGRWEEEIKQLLQGGEGKRAVLMQLLSRANLARSTALQAMSAGNATFYEVEQILKSLREFNLQADDKRREAEDAMKRLPIISSMVASAREKTDRAEAILGSAASESKVASNMAGEAKEISMGIQQEITRLRLEANKTADGVLALEKVVATLQHEARELNGEFERKLSEVEMDATMIQKTAQEAQRVHAKAGQAGVAVQETLSALEELLRLMNQPGAVDEEGLKQLEINFSKAKTRSNQLKDELLELEQTATLQKTRVRTLESNIDEILADIKNLEDIQRSLPPGCYNTKAIELP; encoded by the exons ATGAGCCCCGCTGTCGTCTGCCGGAGCAGGAGCCCCCGAGCCATGGCGGGGGGCTGGCTCCTGCCCCTCAGCTGCCTCGTGGTgtctctcctgcctgcagccctcGGCACCAttggaggagaag tgTGTGACTGCAACGGGATGTCCAGGCAGTGCATCTTTGACTGGCACCTCCTGCAGGAGACGGGGAACGGGTACCGCTGCCTCGGCTGCCAGGGCAACACGGAGGGTCCCCGCTGTGAGCGCTGCCAGGACGGCTTCTTCCGCCGGCGGGACAGGgactgctgcctgccctgcctctGCCACCCCCAGG GTGCCCTCGGCCCGCAGTGCAACAGTGATGGCCGCTGCAGCTGCAAACCTGGCGTGATGGGTGAGAAATGTGACCAGTGCCAGCCAGGCTTCGAGTCCCTCTCCGAGGCCGGGTGCCAGAGGAGCGGGCA GTGCAAGCGAAACTTCTATAACCTGGATGCCAGAAACCCTGCAGGATGCTCCCCCTGCTTTTGCTACGGGCACTCAGCTGTGTGTGTCAGTGCAGACAACCACAGCATCCACAACATCACCTCCACCTTCCAGCAAG GTTCTGAAGGTTGGCGAGGTGTCCATGAAAGTGGTTCCCCAGCCCAGCTTCAGTGGTCCCCACGCCATCAGGATGCCTTCATAGCAGCGAGGAGACCGGAGCCGATATACTTCGTGGCACCTG GGAAATTCCTTGGGAACAAGCATCTGAGCTACGGCCAGACACTGTCCTTTGATTACCGCCTGGACCGAGGGGGACGCGAGCCGTCTCCGCATGATGTGGTCCTGGAAGGAGATGGCCTGAGGGTTACTGCCCCCTTCTTGCCCCAGGGGAAGGTCCTGCCCTGTGGTGTCAGCCAGACATACACATTCAG GCTGGACGAGCACCCAAGCAGCAAGTGGAGCCCAAGGCTGAATCACTTGGAATATCGCAGGCTGCTGGGAAACCTGACAGCTCTCTGGATCCGAGCCACCTTCGGGGAGTACA GCACTGGCTACATCGACAACGTCACCCTGGTGTCAGCGCAGCCCGGGGCCGGTGTCCCAGCTCCATGGGTGGAGCGATGTGAGTGCCCGGCGGGGTATGAGGGCCAGTTCTGCGAGACGTGTGCCCCTGGCTACCGCAGAGATGCCCCTGGCATGGGACCCTTCAGCATCTGTGTGCCCTGCAATTGCCAGGGGGGAGGAATTTGTGATCCCGACACCG GTGAATGCTACTCGGGAGATGAAAATGTGGGCAATAGCATCGGCTGCCCCTTCAGCTTCTACCGAGACCCCCGGCAGCCGCACAGCTGCAGGCCATGTCCCTGCGGCAACGGCCAAGGCTGCTCCGTGGTGCCGGGCAGTGAGGAGATCATCTGTGACCACTGTcctcctggagcagctg GGGCCAACTGTGAGTACTGTGCCGATGGCTATTTTGGGGACCCGGCggcttcccagccctgccagctgtGCCGGTGCAATGGTAACGTGGAGCCCAATGCCGTGGGCAACTGCGACCGCCAGACGGGCGAGTGCCTCAAGTGCATCTACAACACTGCTGGCTTCTACTGCGACCGCTGCAAAGACGGCTTCTTCGGGAACCCCCTGGCCCCTGACCCTGCCAACAAGTGCCAAG CTTGTGCCTGTGACTCGACTGGGGCCGAGCCCCTGAAGTGTAGGAGCGATGGGAGCTGCATCTGCAAGCCTGGTTTCCAGGGTCCCCGCTGCGAGGAGAGTGAGTGCCCAGCTTGCTATGGGCAGGTGAAGGAGCAG GTGGACCTGtacctgcagcagctggcagagctggagctgatgTTCTCAGAGGTACAAGCTGGCAGTGGGGCCGGGAGCCAGGAGCTGGAGGGAAGGATGCAGCTGGCTGAGGAGATGCTGCGGACCATCCTTGGGGAAGCCCTGAGCCTGCAAG CCTCTGACAGGTCTCTAGAAAGCCGCCTGGCCATGATGAAGGGGCAAGAGTCCAGCTCGCAGGGCCGCTTGGATGAGATGAAGGCAATGGTGGAGAGGCTGAGGTCTCTGGGGACCCAGTATGAGAGGCAGGTGCAGGACACCCGGCGGCTGCTGGAGAGAGCCCGGCTGGACCTGGACCGTAATGGAGCTGCTCTGCGTTGGGTG aaCATTCCTGTTTCAAACCCTCCCGGGGGCTCAAATCAGTTCTCGATGCTGGCCCAGGAGGCTCGGAGCCTGGCTGACAG CCACCTACAAGCTGCCAACACCATCGAAGGAGCTGCCAAGGCGGCGCGGGAGGATGCACGGCAGGCACTGGAGCTGGTGCGTGCGACTGCTGGTGGAGAAACAGCCACCTCTGGGTCCCTGCGAGGGCTGCTGGGCAA GTACGAGGAGCTGAAGTTGCTGGCTGGAGGCCTGAAGGCTGAAGCTGATGATATGGCCTCTGAGGCAGACAAGGCTTATCAGGGCAGCCTGGTGCTCCTCAGCTCCCTGTCCCGCCTGACGAAGACCAACGTTGGCTCCTTTGAG GGGGAGGCAACACAGCTGAAGCAGGATGCCAGCGCTCTCCTGACCCTGGTGGACACCTACATGGCCCAGTACCGGCAGCTTCAGGCCCGCACGGGACGCTGGGAGGAGGAAatcaagcagctgctgcaggggggAGAGGGCAAGAGAGCG GTGCTGATGCAACTGCTGTCCCGAGCCAACCTCGCCAGGAGCACAGCCCTGCAAGCCATGAGCGCTGGCAATGCCACCTTCTATGAGGTGGAACAGATCCTGAAGAGCCTCCGGG AGTTTAACCTGCAAGCAGATGACAAGAGAAGGGAAGCCGAAGATGCCATGAAGAGGCTACCGATCATCAGCAGCATGGTTGCAAGTGCCAGGGAGAAGACAGACCGAGCTGAAGCAATCCTGGGCAGCGCCGCTTCTGAATCCAAGGTGGCCAGCAACATGGCAGGGGAAGCGAAGGAGATCTCCATGGGGATCCAACAG GAGATCACGCGGCTGAGGCTGGAAGCCAACAAGACGGCCGATGGTGTCCTCGCCCTGGAGAAGGTGGTGGCCACCCTGCAGCACGAGGCCAGGGAACTGAATGGAGAATTTGAGAGGAAGCTCTCAGAGGTTGAGATGGATGCCACTATGATACAGAAG ACAGCTCAAGAAGCTCAGAGGGTCCATGCCAAGGCTGGCCAGGCAGGGGTGGCTGTGCAGGAGACATTGAGTGCCCTGGAAGAGCTGCTGCGTCTGATGA ACCAGCCTGGTGCTGTGGACGAAGAGGGCCTAAAACAGCTCGAGATTAATTTCAGTAAAGCCAAAACCAGAAGCAACCAGCTGAAGGATGAGCTGTTGGAGCTGGAGCAGACGGCTACGTTGCAGAAGACCCGGGTGCGGACACTGGAGAGCAACATTGATGAGATCTTGGCAGATATTAAGAACCTGGAAGATATCCAGAGAAGTCTTCCTCCAGGGTGTTACAACACAAAAGCCATCGAACTGCCGTGA
- the LAMC2 gene encoding laminin subunit gamma-2 isoform X1 produces MSPAVVCRSRSPRAMAGGWLLPLSCLVVSLLPAALGTIGGEVCDCNGMSRQCIFDWHLLQETGNGYRCLGCQGNTEGPRCERCQDGFFRRRDRDCCLPCLCHPQGALGPQCNSDGRCSCKPGVMGEKCDQCQPGFESLSEAGCQRSGQSLRCECDPAGSTGGCISGRCVCKASATGERCERCKRNFYNLDARNPAGCSPCFCYGHSAVCVSADNHSIHNITSTFQQGSEGWRGVHESGSPAQLQWSPRHQDAFIAARRPEPIYFVAPGKFLGNKHLSYGQTLSFDYRLDRGGREPSPHDVVLEGDGLRVTAPFLPQGKVLPCGVSQTYTFRLDEHPSSKWSPRLNHLEYRRLLGNLTALWIRATFGEYSTGYIDNVTLVSAQPGAGVPAPWVERCECPAGYEGQFCETCAPGYRRDAPGMGPFSICVPCNCQGGGICDPDTGECYSGDENVGNSIGCPFSFYRDPRQPHSCRPCPCGNGQGCSVVPGSEEIICDHCPPGAAGANCEYCADGYFGDPAASQPCQLCRCNGNVEPNAVGNCDRQTGECLKCIYNTAGFYCDRCKDGFFGNPLAPDPANKCQACACDSTGAEPLKCRSDGSCICKPGFQGPRCEESECPACYGQVKEQVDLYLQQLAELELMFSEVQAGSGAGSQELEGRMQLAEEMLRTILGEALSLQASDRSLESRLAMMKGQESSSQGRLDEMKAMVERLRSLGTQYERQVQDTRRLLERARLDLDRNGAALRWVNIPVSNPPGGSNQFSMLAQEARSLADSHLQAANTIEGAAKAAREDARQALELVRATAGGETATSGSLRGLLGKYEELKLLAGGLKAEADDMASEADKAYQGSLVLLSSLSRLTKTNVGSFEGEATQLKQDASALLTLVDTYMAQYRQLQARTGRWEEEIKQLLQGGEGKRAVLMQLLSRANLARSTALQAMSAGNATFYEVEQILKSLREFNLQADDKRREAEDAMKRLPIISSMVASAREKTDRAEAILGSAASESKVASNMAGEAKEISMGIQQEITRLRLEANKTADGVLALEKVVATLQHEARELNGEFERKLSEVEMDATMIQKTAQEAQRVHAKAGQAGVAVQETLSALEELLRLMNQPGAVDEEGLKQLEINFSKAKTRSNQLKDELLELEQTATLQKTRVRTLESNIDEILADIKNLEDIQRSLPPGCYNTKAIELP; encoded by the exons ATGAGCCCCGCTGTCGTCTGCCGGAGCAGGAGCCCCCGAGCCATGGCGGGGGGCTGGCTCCTGCCCCTCAGCTGCCTCGTGGTgtctctcctgcctgcagccctcGGCACCAttggaggagaag tgTGTGACTGCAACGGGATGTCCAGGCAGTGCATCTTTGACTGGCACCTCCTGCAGGAGACGGGGAACGGGTACCGCTGCCTCGGCTGCCAGGGCAACACGGAGGGTCCCCGCTGTGAGCGCTGCCAGGACGGCTTCTTCCGCCGGCGGGACAGGgactgctgcctgccctgcctctGCCACCCCCAGG GTGCCCTCGGCCCGCAGTGCAACAGTGATGGCCGCTGCAGCTGCAAACCTGGCGTGATGGGTGAGAAATGTGACCAGTGCCAGCCAGGCTTCGAGTCCCTCTCCGAGGCCGGGTGCCAGAGGAGCGGGCA GAGCCTGCGGTGCGAGTGTGACCCGGCGGGCAGCACGGGGGGATGCATCTCTGGCCGCTGTGTCTGCAAGGCGAGCGCCACTGGAGAGCGGTGTGAGAG GTGCAAGCGAAACTTCTATAACCTGGATGCCAGAAACCCTGCAGGATGCTCCCCCTGCTTTTGCTACGGGCACTCAGCTGTGTGTGTCAGTGCAGACAACCACAGCATCCACAACATCACCTCCACCTTCCAGCAAG GTTCTGAAGGTTGGCGAGGTGTCCATGAAAGTGGTTCCCCAGCCCAGCTTCAGTGGTCCCCACGCCATCAGGATGCCTTCATAGCAGCGAGGAGACCGGAGCCGATATACTTCGTGGCACCTG GGAAATTCCTTGGGAACAAGCATCTGAGCTACGGCCAGACACTGTCCTTTGATTACCGCCTGGACCGAGGGGGACGCGAGCCGTCTCCGCATGATGTGGTCCTGGAAGGAGATGGCCTGAGGGTTACTGCCCCCTTCTTGCCCCAGGGGAAGGTCCTGCCCTGTGGTGTCAGCCAGACATACACATTCAG GCTGGACGAGCACCCAAGCAGCAAGTGGAGCCCAAGGCTGAATCACTTGGAATATCGCAGGCTGCTGGGAAACCTGACAGCTCTCTGGATCCGAGCCACCTTCGGGGAGTACA GCACTGGCTACATCGACAACGTCACCCTGGTGTCAGCGCAGCCCGGGGCCGGTGTCCCAGCTCCATGGGTGGAGCGATGTGAGTGCCCGGCGGGGTATGAGGGCCAGTTCTGCGAGACGTGTGCCCCTGGCTACCGCAGAGATGCCCCTGGCATGGGACCCTTCAGCATCTGTGTGCCCTGCAATTGCCAGGGGGGAGGAATTTGTGATCCCGACACCG GTGAATGCTACTCGGGAGATGAAAATGTGGGCAATAGCATCGGCTGCCCCTTCAGCTTCTACCGAGACCCCCGGCAGCCGCACAGCTGCAGGCCATGTCCCTGCGGCAACGGCCAAGGCTGCTCCGTGGTGCCGGGCAGTGAGGAGATCATCTGTGACCACTGTcctcctggagcagctg GGGCCAACTGTGAGTACTGTGCCGATGGCTATTTTGGGGACCCGGCggcttcccagccctgccagctgtGCCGGTGCAATGGTAACGTGGAGCCCAATGCCGTGGGCAACTGCGACCGCCAGACGGGCGAGTGCCTCAAGTGCATCTACAACACTGCTGGCTTCTACTGCGACCGCTGCAAAGACGGCTTCTTCGGGAACCCCCTGGCCCCTGACCCTGCCAACAAGTGCCAAG CTTGTGCCTGTGACTCGACTGGGGCCGAGCCCCTGAAGTGTAGGAGCGATGGGAGCTGCATCTGCAAGCCTGGTTTCCAGGGTCCCCGCTGCGAGGAGAGTGAGTGCCCAGCTTGCTATGGGCAGGTGAAGGAGCAG GTGGACCTGtacctgcagcagctggcagagctggagctgatgTTCTCAGAGGTACAAGCTGGCAGTGGGGCCGGGAGCCAGGAGCTGGAGGGAAGGATGCAGCTGGCTGAGGAGATGCTGCGGACCATCCTTGGGGAAGCCCTGAGCCTGCAAG CCTCTGACAGGTCTCTAGAAAGCCGCCTGGCCATGATGAAGGGGCAAGAGTCCAGCTCGCAGGGCCGCTTGGATGAGATGAAGGCAATGGTGGAGAGGCTGAGGTCTCTGGGGACCCAGTATGAGAGGCAGGTGCAGGACACCCGGCGGCTGCTGGAGAGAGCCCGGCTGGACCTGGACCGTAATGGAGCTGCTCTGCGTTGGGTG aaCATTCCTGTTTCAAACCCTCCCGGGGGCTCAAATCAGTTCTCGATGCTGGCCCAGGAGGCTCGGAGCCTGGCTGACAG CCACCTACAAGCTGCCAACACCATCGAAGGAGCTGCCAAGGCGGCGCGGGAGGATGCACGGCAGGCACTGGAGCTGGTGCGTGCGACTGCTGGTGGAGAAACAGCCACCTCTGGGTCCCTGCGAGGGCTGCTGGGCAA GTACGAGGAGCTGAAGTTGCTGGCTGGAGGCCTGAAGGCTGAAGCTGATGATATGGCCTCTGAGGCAGACAAGGCTTATCAGGGCAGCCTGGTGCTCCTCAGCTCCCTGTCCCGCCTGACGAAGACCAACGTTGGCTCCTTTGAG GGGGAGGCAACACAGCTGAAGCAGGATGCCAGCGCTCTCCTGACCCTGGTGGACACCTACATGGCCCAGTACCGGCAGCTTCAGGCCCGCACGGGACGCTGGGAGGAGGAAatcaagcagctgctgcaggggggAGAGGGCAAGAGAGCG GTGCTGATGCAACTGCTGTCCCGAGCCAACCTCGCCAGGAGCACAGCCCTGCAAGCCATGAGCGCTGGCAATGCCACCTTCTATGAGGTGGAACAGATCCTGAAGAGCCTCCGGG AGTTTAACCTGCAAGCAGATGACAAGAGAAGGGAAGCCGAAGATGCCATGAAGAGGCTACCGATCATCAGCAGCATGGTTGCAAGTGCCAGGGAGAAGACAGACCGAGCTGAAGCAATCCTGGGCAGCGCCGCTTCTGAATCCAAGGTGGCCAGCAACATGGCAGGGGAAGCGAAGGAGATCTCCATGGGGATCCAACAG GAGATCACGCGGCTGAGGCTGGAAGCCAACAAGACGGCCGATGGTGTCCTCGCCCTGGAGAAGGTGGTGGCCACCCTGCAGCACGAGGCCAGGGAACTGAATGGAGAATTTGAGAGGAAGCTCTCAGAGGTTGAGATGGATGCCACTATGATACAGAAG ACAGCTCAAGAAGCTCAGAGGGTCCATGCCAAGGCTGGCCAGGCAGGGGTGGCTGTGCAGGAGACATTGAGTGCCCTGGAAGAGCTGCTGCGTCTGATGA ACCAGCCTGGTGCTGTGGACGAAGAGGGCCTAAAACAGCTCGAGATTAATTTCAGTAAAGCCAAAACCAGAAGCAACCAGCTGAAGGATGAGCTGTTGGAGCTGGAGCAGACGGCTACGTTGCAGAAGACCCGGGTGCGGACACTGGAGAGCAACATTGATGAGATCTTGGCAGATATTAAGAACCTGGAAGATATCCAGAGAAGTCTTCCTCCAGGGTGTTACAACACAAAAGCCATCGAACTGCCGTGA
- the NMNAT2 gene encoding nicotinamide/nicotinic acid mononucleotide adenylyltransferase 2: protein MTETTKTHVILLACGSFNPITKGHIQMFERARDYLHKTGRFIVIGGIVSPVHDSYGKTGLVSSRHRLTMCQLAVQSSDWIRVDPWECYQDTWQTTCSVLEHHRDLMKRVTGCILSNVNTPSITPVIGQPQNESSQTIYQNNNNVSNKPTAAKILGKVGESLSRICCVRPPMERFTFVDENANLGTVMRYEEIELRILLLCGSDLLESFCIPGLWNEADMEVIVGEFGIVVVPRDGADPDRIMNHSSILRKYKNNILVVKDDSNHPMSVVSSTKSRLALQHGDGHVVDYLCQPVIDYILKSQLYINASG, encoded by the exons AGCGAGCCCGGGACTACCTGCACAAGACTGGACGCTTCATTGTCATCGGTGGCATTGTCTCACCCGTGCACGACTCCTATGGGAAGACG GGTCTGGTCTCAAGCCGGCACCGCCTGACCATGTGCCAACTGGCCGTTCAGTCCTCCGACTGGATCAG GGTGGACCCCTGGGAGTGCTACCAGGACACCTGGCAGACCACCTGCAGCGTGCTGGAGCACCACCGGGACCTGATGAAG AGAGTGACCGGCTGCATCCTCTCCAATGTCAATACCCCCTCCATCACCCCTGTGATCGGCCAGCCGCAGAATGAGTCCTCGCAGACCATctaccaaaacaacaacaacgtCTCCAACAAGCCCACCGCAG CAAAAATTCTGGGGAAGGTGGGAGAAAGCCTGAGCCGGATTTGCTGCGTTCGTCCGCCGATGGAGCGCTTCACCTTTGTGG ATGAGAACGCCAACTTGGGGACGGTGATGAGGTACGAGGAGATCG agcTTCGCATCTTACTGCTCTGTGGCAGCGACCTGCTGGAGTCCTTCTGCATCCCTGGTCTCTGGAACGAGGCAGAT ATGGAGGTGATCGTGGGGGAGTTCGGGATCGTGGTGGTGCCCCGAGATGGAGCAGACCCTGACCGGATCATGAACCACTCCTCCATACTCCGCAAGTACAAA AACAACATCCTGGTGGTGAAGGATGACTCAAACCACCCCATGTCAGTCGTCAGCTCCACCAAAAGCAG ACTGGCCCTGCAGCATGGGGACGGACACGTCGTGGATTACCTCTGTCAGCCCGTCATCGACTACATCCTCAAGAGCCAGCTCTACATCAACGCCTCCGGCTAA